One window of the Flavobacteriaceae bacterium YJPT1-3 genome contains the following:
- a CDS encoding urocanate hydratase, which translates to MNFKASIEQGIPAQLPPPKSMNPEWSHAPRRKDSLNTEEKKLALRNALRYFPKAWHEELAEEFLEELKTYGRIYMYRFQPDYPLYARPLTEYPAQSSQAAAIMLMIQNNLDPAVAQHPQELITYGGNGAVFQNWAQYLLCMQYLSQMKDDQTLHLYSGHPMGLFPSTPAAPRVVVTNGMMIPNYSSTEDWEKFNALGVTQYGQMTAGSFMYIGPQGIVHGTTITVLNAFRKILKQGETAAGKIFLTAGLGGMSGAQPKAGVIAGCITVCAEVNPHAAHKRHEQGWVDEIIETLPELITRCQRAIEHKEVVSIAYLGNVVDVWEAFYEEQVPVHLGSDQTSLHNPWSGGYYPVGLSFEEANALMRDDPERFRESVQQSLRRQANAINRHHQRGTYFFDYGNAFLLEASRAGAAVMANNGVDFKYPSYVQDILGPMCFDYGFGPFRWVCTSGRPEDLRKTDEIALEVLLEIQQQAPPEIEQQLQDNITWIREAEEHQMVVGSQARILYADAEGRIAIAKAFNQAIAEGTISSAVVLGRDHHDVSGTDSPFRETSNIYDGSRFTADMAIHNVIGDSFRGATWVSIHNGGGVGWGEVINGGFGLVLDGSAEAAQRLERMLFYDVNNGIARRSWARNEEALFAIQREMKRTPGLQVTLPHGVEDDLINTLDIE; encoded by the coding sequence ATGAACTTTAAAGCAAGTATTGAACAAGGCATTCCCGCCCAATTACCGCCTCCAAAATCCATGAACCCGGAATGGAGTCACGCTCCGCGTAGAAAGGACAGCCTGAATACGGAAGAAAAGAAATTGGCGTTACGGAATGCATTGCGCTATTTCCCGAAGGCCTGGCATGAGGAATTGGCTGAAGAATTCCTCGAGGAGTTAAAAACCTACGGCCGCATTTACATGTATCGTTTCCAACCGGATTATCCCCTATATGCGCGGCCCCTAACCGAATATCCCGCGCAGTCTTCCCAGGCGGCAGCGATCATGCTGATGATCCAAAACAATCTGGATCCGGCGGTAGCTCAACATCCACAAGAATTGATCACCTATGGTGGCAATGGCGCTGTTTTTCAGAACTGGGCCCAATACCTATTGTGCATGCAATACCTGAGTCAGATGAAGGATGATCAAACCCTGCATCTCTATTCCGGACATCCTATGGGCTTATTTCCCTCGACTCCGGCCGCACCTAGGGTGGTGGTGACCAATGGAATGATGATCCCGAACTATTCCTCGACAGAGGACTGGGAAAAATTCAATGCGCTGGGGGTCACCCAATACGGGCAAATGACCGCCGGATCCTTTATGTACATCGGTCCCCAGGGAATCGTTCACGGTACCACCATCACCGTTTTGAATGCCTTTCGAAAAATTTTAAAGCAAGGAGAGACTGCTGCCGGAAAGATCTTCCTCACCGCCGGTTTAGGGGGGATGAGCGGAGCGCAACCCAAAGCAGGGGTTATCGCCGGTTGCATCACGGTCTGTGCTGAAGTCAATCCTCATGCCGCTCACAAACGCCACGAACAAGGCTGGGTGGATGAGATCATCGAGACCCTACCTGAACTGATCACCCGCTGTCAGCGAGCGATCGAGCATAAGGAGGTCGTCTCTATAGCCTACCTGGGCAATGTTGTTGACGTGTGGGAAGCCTTTTACGAAGAGCAGGTGCCCGTGCATCTGGGATCCGATCAAACTTCGCTGCACAATCCCTGGTCCGGTGGTTATTATCCTGTGGGACTTAGCTTTGAAGAGGCCAATGCCCTAATGCGCGACGATCCGGAGCGCTTTCGCGAAAGCGTACAACAATCCCTGAGACGCCAGGCCAATGCGATCAACAGACATCACCAGCGAGGGACTTACTTCTTTGATTACGGCAATGCCTTCTTACTGGAAGCTTCGCGCGCCGGCGCTGCTGTTATGGCCAATAACGGAGTTGACTTCAAGTATCCCTCCTATGTTCAGGACATACTGGGTCCCATGTGTTTTGATTACGGCTTTGGCCCATTTCGATGGGTCTGTACCTCCGGAAGACCGGAAGATCTTCGTAAAACGGATGAAATTGCGCTTGAGGTCTTATTGGAAATACAGCAGCAGGCCCCGCCAGAGATCGAACAACAATTGCAGGACAACATCACCTGGATCAGAGAGGCCGAAGAACACCAAATGGTCGTGGGCTCTCAGGCTCGAATTCTCTATGCAGACGCAGAAGGTAGGATAGCGATTGCTAAAGCTTTCAATCAGGCCATTGCAGAGGGCACGATCTCCTCAGCTGTGGTGCTGGGACGTGATCACCACGATGTAAGCGGTACAGACTCCCCCTTTCGGGAAACCAGCAACATCTACGACGGCAGCCGATTTACCGCCGATATGGCCATCCACAACGTCATTGGAGACAGTTTTAGAGGAGCCACCTGGGTATCCATCCACAATGGGGGTGGTGTAGGCTGGGGCGAAGTGATCAATGGAGGCTTCGGGCTGGTACTGGACGGCAGTGCAGAAGCAGCACAGCGTCTGGAACGCATGCTCTTTTACGATGTGAATAACGGAATTGCACGCAGAAGCTGGGCCCGTAATGAGGAAGCTCTTTTTGCCATTCAACGCGAAATGAAACGAACACCTGGCTTGCAAGTGACCCTACCCCACGGGGTTGAGGATGACCTGATCAATACTTTAGATATCGAATGA
- the hutG gene encoding formimidoylglutamase: MKPYQKPDTTLWRGRSSTSHRYLHEKLECLELDALPDHTSEHPAFVFLGYACDEGVRRNSGRTGAVLGPAAIRKTMGGLANHWSEETKIYDAGDIRCLDGDLEGAQAAMAEAIKWVVDKNIFPIVLGGGHDLAYAHARGLLRAKSKERWGIINLDAHFDLRIPKNQGHSGSPFYQLSQEQGASFRYTCLGIQPEVNTTELFQTAERTGTSFLLADDFHLDNQERIVRHLDAFIKDLDAIYLTIDLDGFHSVLAPGVSAPSPMGFDLSTALFVLDYLVASGKLRSMDLVELNPTYDRDECTARLAGRLAYRLMYLMR; this comes from the coding sequence ATGAAGCCGTACCAAAAGCCCGATACCACCCTTTGGCGTGGACGCTCAAGTACCTCTCATCGCTATTTGCATGAGAAACTGGAATGCCTGGAACTCGATGCGCTGCCTGACCACACTTCAGAACATCCTGCATTCGTTTTTTTAGGGTACGCCTGTGATGAGGGCGTACGAAGAAATTCAGGACGAACGGGAGCGGTTTTGGGACCTGCAGCCATCCGAAAAACTATGGGCGGTCTTGCCAATCACTGGTCTGAGGAAACGAAGATCTATGATGCAGGCGACATTCGTTGTTTGGATGGGGATCTGGAAGGAGCCCAGGCCGCCATGGCTGAAGCGATCAAATGGGTGGTCGACAAAAATATCTTCCCGATTGTGTTGGGCGGCGGCCATGATCTGGCCTATGCCCATGCTCGAGGCTTGCTAAGAGCTAAGTCTAAAGAACGCTGGGGAATTATTAATCTGGATGCCCATTTTGATTTGAGAATTCCGAAAAATCAAGGCCATTCCGGTTCGCCTTTTTATCAATTGTCTCAGGAGCAAGGAGCATCTTTCCGCTACACTTGTTTGGGCATTCAGCCCGAAGTCAATACCACAGAACTCTTTCAGACGGCAGAGCGAACCGGGACAAGCTTCCTGCTGGCCGATGACTTTCACCTCGATAATCAGGAAAGGATTGTGCGACATCTAGACGCCTTTATCAAAGATCTGGATGCTATTTATCTGACCATCGATCTGGACGGATTCCATTCAGTTTTAGCCCCCGGAGTAAGTGCGCCTTCGCCCATGGGTTTTGATCTCTCAACGGCCTTGTTCGTCTTGGATTATCTTGTAGCGTCCGGAAAATTAAGAAGCATGGACTTAGTTGAACTCAACCCTACCTACGATCGGGATGAGTGTACGGCCCGATTGGCGGGACGCCTGGCCTATCGCCTCATGTACCTGATGCGTTAA
- the murA gene encoding UDP-N-acetylglucosamine 1-carboxyvinyltransferase: protein MGTFQIEGGHQLKGEIQPQGAKNEALQILCAVLLTPEKVFIENIPDIRDVNKLIDILGNLGVKIQRLGPGKMSFQSDELNLEYLESEQFKQDGSGLRGSIMIVGPLLGRFGKGYIPRPGGDKIGRRRLDTHFDGFIKLGAQFRYNKEERFYGVEAPDGLQGTYMLLDEASVTGTANIVMAAALAKGKTTIYNAACEPYLQQLCKMLNRMGAKITGVGSNMLHIEGVKDLGGCEHRILPDMIEIGSWIGLAAMTKSEITIKNVSWDDLGVIPNTFRKLGITVERKGDDIYIPPHTDGYTIESFIDGSFMTISDAPWPGFTPDLLSIVLVVATQAKGEVLIHQKMFESRLFFVDKLIDMGAKIILCDPHRANVIGHNFKSTLKATTMTSPDIRAGISLLIAALSAKGTSTIHNIEQIDRGYERIDERLRQIGAKITRLDTNS, encoded by the coding sequence ATGGGAACATTCCAGATCGAGGGAGGCCACCAACTGAAAGGAGAGATCCAGCCTCAGGGAGCCAAAAACGAAGCCCTTCAAATTCTTTGTGCCGTTCTACTCACACCTGAAAAGGTCTTCATTGAAAACATACCGGATATTCGAGATGTCAATAAGTTGATTGACATTTTGGGCAATTTGGGGGTTAAGATTCAACGACTGGGACCGGGAAAAATGAGTTTCCAAAGCGATGAATTGAATCTGGAATATCTGGAAAGTGAGCAATTCAAGCAGGATGGAAGCGGATTACGCGGTTCCATCATGATCGTAGGACCCCTACTGGGTCGATTTGGAAAAGGGTACATCCCAAGACCAGGTGGTGATAAGATCGGGCGACGTCGTTTGGATACGCATTTCGATGGTTTTATCAAGCTGGGAGCCCAGTTCCGCTACAACAAAGAAGAACGTTTTTATGGAGTGGAAGCTCCTGACGGACTGCAAGGCACTTACATGCTTCTGGATGAAGCTTCGGTGACCGGTACCGCGAATATTGTCATGGCTGCTGCACTGGCCAAAGGAAAAACCACGATCTATAATGCAGCTTGTGAACCTTATTTACAGCAGCTCTGCAAGATGCTCAATCGCATGGGAGCCAAGATCACTGGGGTGGGTTCAAATATGCTTCATATTGAAGGCGTTAAAGATTTGGGAGGATGTGAGCACCGCATTTTACCCGACATGATCGAGATCGGTTCGTGGATCGGTTTGGCCGCCATGACGAAAAGCGAGATCACCATAAAAAATGTGAGCTGGGACGACCTGGGAGTCATTCCCAATACCTTTCGCAAGTTAGGGATTACCGTCGAGCGCAAGGGAGACGATATTTACATTCCTCCGCATACTGACGGTTATACCATTGAAAGTTTTATCGATGGTTCGTTCATGACCATTTCAGACGCACCCTGGCCCGGTTTTACGCCAGATCTGCTGAGTATTGTACTCGTAGTAGCTACGCAGGCCAAAGGGGAGGTACTCATTCATCAGAAGATGTTTGAAAGCCGACTTTTCTTTGTCGATAAATTGATCGACATGGGCGCAAAGATCATTCTGTGTGATCCGCACCGCGCCAATGTGATTGGTCATAATTTCAAATCAACGTTGAAAGCGACGACCATGACCAGCCCGGATATTCGAGCGGGTATCTCTTTATTGATCGCTGCTCTTAGTGCTAAAGGTACCAGTACCATCCACAATATTGAACAGATCGACCGCGGATATGAGCGCATCGACGAGCGCTTGCGTCAAATCGGAGCTAAAATAACCCGACTGGATACCAATTCCTGA
- a CDS encoding DUF4290 domain-containing protein translates to MTESIEYNTEREQLIIPEYGRHIQKMVNQAIAEEDRDKRNEMAKAIVAVMGNLQPHLRDVPDFQHKIWDQLFIISKFELDVDSPYPKPSKEELEQRPEPLPYPQNHPKYRFYGNNIKRMIDVAVKWEKGDKREALAFNIANHMKKSFLNWNKDTVDDDVIFNHLYELSDGEINLKTKDEDLRDAQRLLRSKSQKSNSNSNKKRGRKKRR, encoded by the coding sequence TTGACAGAATCAATAGAATACAATACAGAACGGGAACAACTCATCATCCCGGAATACGGAAGACATATTCAAAAAATGGTGAATCAGGCGATCGCCGAGGAGGACCGTGATAAGCGCAATGAAATGGCTAAGGCCATTGTAGCGGTCATGGGCAATCTGCAGCCTCACTTGCGTGACGTTCCCGATTTTCAACATAAAATTTGGGATCAACTGTTCATCATCTCCAAGTTTGAATTGGATGTAGATAGTCCCTATCCAAAACCATCCAAAGAAGAGCTTGAACAGCGTCCAGAGCCTTTACCGTATCCGCAAAACCATCCCAAATACCGTTTTTACGGAAACAACATCAAACGAATGATCGATGTGGCCGTGAAATGGGAGAAAGGGGATAAGCGCGAAGCGCTGGCCTTCAACATCGCCAATCACATGAAAAAATCCTTCCTGAATTGGAATAAGGATACCGTAGATGACGATGTGATCTTCAACCATCTTTATGAACTCAGCGATGGAGAGATCAATTTAAAGACGAAAGATGAAGACTTACGCGATGCCCAACGCCTGTTGCGCAGCAAGTCTCAAAAATCAAACAGTAACAGTAATAAAAAGCGCGGTCGCAAAAAACGCCGCTAA
- a CDS encoding DUF493 family protein: protein MSDKKDADAFYKKLKSQLSDTSLWPTPYLYKFIVPTDRSKIDTISAIFDNMGAVIDTKESRNGKYTSVSINVTMKNPDAVIEKYKAVGKVEGVISL from the coding sequence ATGAGTGATAAAAAAGACGCCGACGCTTTCTATAAAAAACTGAAGTCACAACTGAGTGACACCTCCCTGTGGCCTACCCCATACCTTTACAAATTCATTGTGCCTACTGACCGTTCAAAAATTGACACCATCAGTGCTATTTTTGACAATATGGGGGCGGTTATTGATACTAAAGAATCCAGAAACGGAAAATACACCAGTGTCTCGATCAACGTAACTATGAAAAATCCGGACGCAGTGATTGAAAAATACAAAGCAGTAGGGAAGGTAGAAGGCGTGATCTCGCTATAA
- a CDS encoding ATP-binding protein, with protein sequence MKAARILLIGGPSTGKTTLIEHLEQRQFKVYHEVSRQVTAAAQREGIDQLFLTDPLAFSRQLLEARIQQHQDAGNQSDPFVFLDRGIPDVTAYLNFIDQPYPAYFDQAAQEYRYDQVFLLPAWSAIHETDQERYESFEEAQRIEQELLATYERHGYSPIEVPKSPVEHRADFVLEQIDAVGA encoded by the coding sequence TTGAAGGCAGCGCGAATATTGCTTATTGGTGGACCCTCCACAGGAAAAACTACCCTGATCGAGCATCTGGAACAGCGGCAATTTAAAGTCTATCACGAGGTTTCCCGGCAGGTTACTGCAGCCGCACAACGTGAAGGTATCGACCAACTCTTTCTAACCGATCCTCTCGCTTTCAGCCGGCAACTGCTGGAAGCCCGTATACAGCAACATCAAGATGCCGGAAATCAGAGCGACCCCTTCGTTTTTCTGGATCGCGGCATACCTGATGTAACGGCTTATCTTAACTTTATCGACCAACCCTATCCGGCCTATTTTGATCAGGCCGCCCAAGAATATCGCTACGATCAGGTATTTCTGTTACCGGCCTGGAGCGCTATACACGAGACCGACCAGGAGCGCTACGAAAGCTTTGAAGAGGCCCAACGAATTGAGCAAGAACTCCTCGCGACCTATGAGCGGCACGGGTATTCACCCATTGAGGTGCCCAAAAGTCCTGTAGAACATAGAGCAGATTTTGTCTTAGAACAAATTGATGCAGTCGGAGCCTAA
- a CDS encoding RecQ family ATP-dependent DNA helicase yields MQSEPNLDTILSTYWGHSSFRPQQREIIRQVLQGKDAFALLPTGGGKSVCYQLPALVMEGITLVISPLIALMQDQVAQLKAKNIKALALTSGLRKSELDTRLDNCIHGNYKLLYLSPERLEQELVIQRIKHMNISLIAVDEAHCISQWGNDFRPAYRKLAQLRALKPEVPCLALTATATPWVVDDILEQLEIDKNALFKTSFARPNLSYTVRPLEQKQEKLLEILKRFSGPSIVYVRNRKATQEVTAFLENRGLAAAYYHGGVSNDQRLKRFEQWKNDHIQVMVATTAFGMGIDKANVKTVVHMELPESLESYFQEAGRAGRDGQRAYAVTLLNTQDEIRLRNQFEKGLPEVAFVKKVLKKLYSYFQIAYGEQPEEGLRFDFNDFRKAYDLPGQKTYNALLLLDRHGVLVLSQEFQKKTQVHFGYSHHQLQFYLVRHPQYQTVTEAILRMYTGLFDQVTSIQLEAISIKAGLSQDEVHQTLLELEKDEVLQYDYQQFDTQIQFLVPREDDRTVNVIAKSIKAQNALKKRQIQDVIDYMKNDHLCRSVQLLSYFGEKQQQPCGICDVCRDQQWFKAHKNAFAKAEQDIKQLLAQQSLTSGELEQQLSVPLRLLLEVLDDLLKEEEIELISPNTYRKKT; encoded by the coding sequence ATGCAGTCGGAGCCTAATTTAGATACCATACTTTCCACATATTGGGGTCATTCTTCCTTCAGGCCCCAACAACGGGAGATCATCCGTCAGGTTTTACAAGGTAAGGATGCCTTTGCCCTTTTGCCTACCGGCGGAGGTAAATCGGTTTGTTATCAGCTGCCTGCCCTTGTTATGGAAGGCATCACCCTGGTGATTTCTCCCCTCATCGCCTTGATGCAGGATCAGGTAGCTCAACTCAAAGCCAAGAACATCAAAGCCCTGGCGCTCACCAGCGGACTGCGAAAAAGCGAATTGGACACCCGACTTGATAATTGCATTCACGGGAATTATAAATTGCTTTACCTCTCCCCCGAACGCCTGGAACAGGAATTGGTGATTCAGCGCATCAAGCACATGAATATTTCGCTCATCGCCGTTGATGAAGCCCACTGCATTTCGCAATGGGGAAATGATTTCCGACCGGCCTATCGCAAGCTCGCTCAATTGCGGGCCTTAAAACCGGAAGTACCTTGCCTGGCCCTTACTGCCACAGCCACACCCTGGGTGGTTGATGATATTCTGGAGCAATTGGAAATCGATAAAAATGCACTGTTCAAAACTTCCTTTGCCCGGCCTAATTTATCGTATACCGTGCGACCGTTGGAACAAAAACAGGAGAAACTACTGGAGATCCTCAAGCGCTTTAGCGGACCCTCCATTGTCTATGTCAGAAACCGAAAAGCTACGCAGGAAGTGACTGCTTTTTTAGAAAATCGGGGTCTGGCTGCGGCCTATTACCACGGAGGCGTGTCCAATGACCAACGCCTGAAACGGTTCGAGCAGTGGAAAAATGATCATATCCAGGTGATGGTCGCTACCACCGCTTTTGGTATGGGGATCGATAAGGCGAATGTAAAGACCGTGGTCCATATGGAGCTTCCGGAAAGTCTGGAAAGTTATTTTCAGGAGGCAGGAAGAGCAGGACGCGACGGTCAGCGTGCTTATGCGGTCACCCTGCTGAACACTCAGGATGAAATTCGATTGCGCAATCAATTTGAAAAGGGCTTGCCCGAGGTTGCCTTTGTCAAAAAAGTACTTAAAAAACTCTACAGCTACTTTCAGATAGCCTATGGAGAGCAACCGGAAGAGGGGCTTCGTTTCGATTTTAATGATTTTAGGAAGGCCTATGATCTACCCGGACAAAAAACCTATAATGCCTTATTGCTGCTGGATCGACATGGGGTACTCGTACTAAGCCAGGAATTCCAGAAAAAAACCCAGGTTCATTTTGGCTATTCCCATCACCAACTTCAGTTTTATTTGGTGCGGCACCCTCAATATCAAACGGTGACCGAGGCCATTTTACGCATGTACACCGGTCTTTTCGATCAGGTGACGAGCATTCAGTTGGAAGCTATTTCTATCAAAGCCGGGCTAAGTCAGGATGAAGTACATCAAACCTTACTCGAACTTGAAAAAGACGAAGTTTTGCAGTACGATTATCAGCAATTCGATACGCAGATCCAGTTTTTAGTCCCCCGGGAAGACGATCGCACGGTGAATGTCATCGCCAAATCCATCAAAGCACAGAATGCCCTAAAAAAAAGACAGATCCAGGACGTCATTGACTACATGAAAAATGATCATCTTTGCCGAAGTGTTCAACTCCTCTCCTATTTTGGAGAAAAGCAACAGCAGCCCTGTGGCATTTGTGATGTCTGCCGCGATCAGCAGTGGTTTAAAGCGCATAAAAACGCTTTCGCGAAAGCGGAACAAGACATCAAACAGCTACTAGCGCAACAAAGTCTCACTTCGGGAGAACTGGAACAACAGTTGTCGGTTCCTCTTCGTCTCCTCTTGGAAGTATTGGACGATTTATTGAAGGAAGAAGAAATAGAATTAATTTCCCCCAACACATACCGGAAGAAAACATGA
- the fmt gene encoding methionyl-tRNA formyltransferase, which translates to MRELRIVFMGTPDFAVSSLKALEESEWKVVGVITAPDRKAGRGRKLQSSAVKQYAESVGLPVLQPTNLKDESFIDELKALKPNLQVVVAFRMLPEVVWRLPEYGTFNLHASLLPQYRGAAPINWAVIQGEQESGVTTFYIDDKIDTGDLLLQARAPIEKTDTAGTLHDRLAALGSRLVLETVEAIAADQITPQPQRASEVLRAAPKLNKDNTRIDWDAPATVVYNFIRGLSPYPAAWSALDQDGELLPVKIYKVSFTESQLSAVPGTLQIENNTLLVAVADGCLQIDELQLPGKRKMNSKDLLNGFEFKENAILR; encoded by the coding sequence ATGAGAGAGTTACGCATCGTATTTATGGGAACCCCTGATTTTGCTGTGAGCAGTTTAAAAGCTCTGGAAGAAAGCGAGTGGAAGGTAGTGGGCGTCATTACTGCTCCAGACCGCAAAGCCGGTCGGGGACGCAAATTGCAATCGAGTGCTGTCAAGCAATATGCAGAATCAGTAGGACTGCCCGTGTTGCAACCCACCAATCTAAAGGACGAATCCTTTATCGACGAGCTGAAGGCATTAAAACCCAACTTGCAAGTGGTCGTAGCCTTTAGGATGCTTCCTGAGGTCGTTTGGCGATTGCCCGAATACGGCACCTTCAATTTGCACGCCTCACTTTTACCGCAGTACCGGGGAGCTGCTCCAATCAATTGGGCAGTCATACAGGGAGAACAAGAAAGTGGCGTAACGACTTTTTATATTGACGACAAGATCGATACCGGAGATCTGTTACTACAGGCTAGGGCACCCATTGAGAAAACAGACACGGCAGGAACCCTGCACGATCGATTAGCCGCGTTGGGAAGTCGGCTAGTGCTGGAAACCGTTGAAGCCATTGCAGCAGACCAGATCACCCCTCAGCCACAGCGGGCCTCTGAAGTACTGAGAGCGGCACCCAAGCTGAATAAAGACAATACCCGGATCGACTGGGATGCACCGGCGACCGTGGTCTATAACTTCATCCGGGGATTGAGCCCCTACCCTGCTGCGTGGTCAGCGCTGGATCAGGATGGGGAATTACTGCCTGTTAAAATCTATAAGGTCAGTTTTACAGAGAGCCAGCTTTCAGCGGTTCCAGGCACCCTTCAGATTGAAAATAACACTCTATTAGTGGCTGTTGCCGATGGCTGTTTACAGATTGACGAGTTACAGCTTCCCGGGAAGCGAAAAATGAATTCCAAAGACCTGCTTAACGGCTTTGAATTTAAGGAGAATGCCATATTGCGCTAA
- a CDS encoding HU family DNA-binding protein, whose amino-acid sequence MNKSDLIDGMAENAGITKAAAKKALESFLIDIEGALQKGKRVSLVGFGSFSVSRRAAREGRNPQTGKTIKIKAKNVVKFKAGSDLNDAIN is encoded by the coding sequence ATGAACAAATCTGATTTAATCGATGGAATGGCAGAAAATGCTGGAATCACCAAAGCAGCTGCTAAAAAAGCTTTAGAATCTTTCTTAATTGATATTGAAGGAGCGCTTCAAAAAGGAAAGCGTGTTTCTTTAGTAGGTTTTGGATCTTTCTCTGTTTCTCGACGTGCAGCTCGTGAGGGCCGTAATCCACAGACCGGTAAGACGATCAAAATCAAAGCGAAAAACGTGGTGAAATTCAAAGCAGGATCTGATCTTAACGACGCGATCAACTAA
- a CDS encoding YqgE/AlgH family protein — MTINKPSNGRLLIAEPSIIGDVSFNRSVVLLADHSHEGSVGFILNKPLDCTIKDLIPELKVDFKVYNGGPVEQDNLYFIHKVPELIPDSIEIAEGIYWGGHFETVVELIEAGHLTQNEICFFLGYSGWESRQLDQELESHSWIVAENVHKKNIFGKCQPTFWREKMIELGGDYLLWSNAPENPAYN, encoded by the coding sequence ATGACGATAAATAAACCATCCAATGGTCGATTGCTCATCGCAGAACCATCCATTATCGGTGACGTCTCCTTTAATCGATCGGTCGTACTTCTCGCTGATCATTCCCACGAAGGTTCGGTAGGTTTTATCCTGAATAAACCGCTGGATTGCACCATCAAAGATCTTATTCCCGAGCTGAAAGTAGACTTCAAGGTTTACAATGGAGGCCCTGTAGAACAGGACAATTTGTACTTTATTCATAAGGTGCCAGAGCTTATTCCGGACAGCATCGAAATTGCCGAAGGTATTTACTGGGGTGGACACTTTGAGACCGTGGTCGAACTTATAGAAGCCGGACATCTCACCCAAAATGAGATCTGTTTCTTTCTGGGTTATTCCGGTTGGGAATCCCGACAGCTGGATCAGGAGTTGGAATCCCATTCCTGGATCGTGGCAGAAAATGTGCACAAAAAGAATATTTTCGGGAAATGCCAGCCTACCTTTTGGCGGGAAAAAATGATCGAGCTGGGTGGCGACTATCTTCTTTGGTCCAATGCTCCTGAAAATCCGGCTTACAACTAG
- a CDS encoding aminotransferase class IV yields MINTNGKLQEDQHIDLENRAMLYGDALFETMRVQAGKVLFWEDHYFRLMASMRILRMEIPMKFTPEFLEQELLDLVKANALEKQAARVRLTVYRNGGGLYLPDDNTVSYFAFAKALPDPFYTLSKAPYEVELYKDHYVNPDLLSTLKTTNKMIHITGSIYARENGFQNCLLINQHKEVVEGLSGNLFVVKGNTIKTAPLASGCLRGIIRKQLMGIIQLMPEYTLEEAAISPFELQQADELFLTNAIQGIQPITKYRKKEYTATVAEALLRKLNVKARLG; encoded by the coding sequence ATGATCAATACTAACGGTAAGCTACAGGAAGATCAACACATTGATCTCGAAAACCGCGCCATGCTTTATGGAGATGCGCTCTTCGAAACGATGCGCGTACAGGCCGGGAAGGTCTTGTTTTGGGAAGATCACTATTTCCGACTCATGGCGTCCATGCGCATCTTACGTATGGAGATACCGATGAAATTCACACCAGAGTTCCTGGAGCAGGAACTTCTCGATCTGGTGAAGGCCAATGCCCTGGAAAAACAGGCTGCCCGTGTTCGCCTAACGGTGTACAGAAATGGTGGGGGACTGTATCTTCCGGATGACAATACCGTGTCTTATTTTGCTTTCGCGAAAGCGCTACCGGATCCTTTCTACACGCTTTCCAAGGCTCCTTATGAGGTGGAACTGTATAAGGATCACTATGTCAATCCTGATCTGCTCAGCACGCTAAAAACGACCAATAAGATGATCCACATTACGGGGAGTATCTATGCGCGTGAAAACGGATTTCAAAATTGCCTGCTGATCAATCAGCATAAAGAAGTGGTGGAAGGATTGAGCGGGAATTTGTTTGTGGTCAAAGGCAATACCATTAAAACGGCCCCTTTAGCGTCCGGTTGTCTCCGTGGGATCATTCGTAAACAATTGATGGGGATCATCCAATTGATGCCGGAATATACCCTGGAAGAAGCTGCTATTTCCCCTTTTGAATTGCAGCAAGCCGATGAATTATTCCTGACCAATGCCATTCAAGGCATCCAGCCCATCACGAAATACCGCAAAAAAGAGTACACGGCTACCGTTGCCGAAGCCCTGTTAAGAAAATTGAATGTAAAAGCGCGTTTAGGCTAG